A genomic window from Anthocerotibacter panamensis C109 includes:
- a CDS encoding phosphodiester glycosidase family protein — MVLTRRQYLQAQLILGAAGVGVLLDRRADAYTLDLPNAPWLVPGTEVSIPDWWLAENLGVELLSGTDPDTQRLRWFGAPLVLPVRPGPAALPGRYLSLEDLKKALGLHGAGVSLEIPAGQVTSLKTNAQGLVVVLDRPVPWQFQQQAARALLRLAAQFENIRPPRAPAPPFQKITLLKGEVQGQVALDLKGNAPALVRTYSNPYRLVLDFTPRAAGSSGPTYTQTWRPGLTYQRWDFWANATQRVHVLTMDPARYSWQLLRAPGKQSLPEFARSTQALAAINGGFFNINTALPLGAVRIQGQWQAGPILQRGAVAWDSSTMQFDRLDWQGILESPQARLLLVGWNSGFIRAGLSVYTRAWGERYTTLSDQETIVTVQDDTTQLPLQLTVRGAPLLIPEGGYLLVGRAYGEALLQQQFKNSTPVALNLSLSLPTWQTLPNILGGGPLLLKNGVRVLDADLEKFQADVKLSQTSRTAVGRTGDGQMVWVVAEGRLAQAQGLTLEGLAAFLERLGCVDALNLDGGGSSGFYLGGALRSQPTNASRLLSTALVIADMPSLVPDGVKG, encoded by the coding sequence ATGGTCTTGACGCGGCGACAGTATTTGCAGGCGCAGCTTATCTTAGGAGCTGCTGGCGTGGGGGTCTTGCTGGACCGTCGCGCGGATGCCTACACCTTGGACCTCCCCAATGCTCCCTGGCTCGTCCCTGGCACAGAGGTCTCGATTCCAGACTGGTGGCTAGCGGAAAATCTGGGGGTGGAACTCCTCTCGGGCACCGACCCTGACACACAACGCCTGCGTTGGTTTGGAGCGCCTCTGGTGCTCCCAGTGCGCCCCGGTCCTGCCGCCCTGCCCGGTCGCTATCTGAGCCTGGAGGACTTGAAAAAAGCCCTAGGGCTCCATGGAGCGGGGGTGAGCTTGGAGATCCCGGCGGGGCAGGTCACCAGTCTGAAGACCAATGCTCAAGGGTTAGTAGTAGTCCTTGACCGCCCCGTGCCCTGGCAGTTCCAGCAACAAGCCGCCCGTGCCCTACTGAGGCTTGCAGCCCAATTCGAGAACATCCGTCCCCCCCGTGCCCCCGCCCCACCGTTTCAGAAGATCACGCTCCTCAAAGGCGAAGTCCAAGGCCAAGTAGCGCTGGACCTGAAGGGAAATGCCCCCGCGCTCGTCCGCACCTACAGCAATCCGTACCGTCTAGTCCTCGACTTTACACCCAGAGCAGCGGGTTCCTCTGGTCCGACCTATACCCAGACGTGGCGTCCTGGGCTCACCTACCAGCGCTGGGATTTTTGGGCGAATGCTACCCAGCGAGTCCACGTCCTCACCATGGACCCCGCCCGGTATTCTTGGCAACTGCTACGCGCTCCCGGCAAGCAATCTCTCCCCGAGTTTGCCCGCTCGACCCAGGCGCTGGCTGCGATCAATGGCGGCTTCTTCAACATCAATACAGCCTTGCCGCTCGGGGCGGTGCGGATTCAGGGCCAGTGGCAGGCGGGGCCAATTCTCCAGCGGGGGGCTGTGGCTTGGGATAGCAGTACGATGCAGTTTGACCGACTGGACTGGCAGGGCATCCTGGAGTCACCCCAGGCGCGTCTACTCTTGGTGGGCTGGAACAGCGGGTTTATCCGCGCCGGACTCAGTGTCTATACCCGAGCATGGGGCGAGCGCTACACAACGCTGTCCGACCAGGAGACGATTGTCACCGTCCAGGACGATACCACCCAACTTCCCTTACAGCTCACGGTGCGTGGCGCGCCGCTACTTATCCCTGAAGGCGGCTATCTGCTCGTCGGGCGCGCGTATGGCGAAGCCCTGCTTCAGCAACAGTTCAAAAACTCCACTCCTGTCGCCCTCAATCTGAGCTTGTCGCTACCGACCTGGCAAACCCTCCCCAATATCCTCGGGGGTGGGCCGCTCCTGCTCAAGAATGGCGTCCGCGTCCTCGATGCCGACTTGGAGAAATTTCAGGCAGACGTGAAACTGAGTCAGACTTCGCGTACTGCCGTAGGCCGCACTGGGGACGGGCAGATGGTCTGGGTGGTTGCAGAAGGCCGTCTGGCGCAGGCGCAAGGGCTGACCCTGGAGGGGTTGGCGGCGTTTTTGGAGCGCTTGGGGTGTGTGGATGCTCTAAATCTAGATGGTGGAGGCTCCAGCGGCTTTTATTTGGGAGGAGCGCTACGCAGTCAGCCCACAAATGCCAGCCGTTTGCTCAGTACAGCGCTGGTTATTGCCGACATGCCCTCGCTCGTGCCCGATGGGGTGAAAGGATAA
- a CDS encoding TonB-dependent receptor has product MRKHALWVLLVWASALPVGAEVATDLAEVSTQAVDLKLAQTPAPAIAVDSDDSDSAVDLLDEYTVTANLGRRTSVRESTSSISIINQDEIQRKGSRQVGEALRGVPGVVSNLFGAGEDVHGSYFVRGLPTTSTALLIDGRSINNINPEQVDLAELPVFGVERVEVLKGGATTLYGSTAAGGVINIITERPPDKFTFNTNVTFGSYGYSNYSVRVGSPLGQSVRFSAFATTFNANNDFTYQVERPERTLFGVRYPAQTLTGIRPTGEVNSSSFGLNFDWDIDNRTSLTSSTYLRKGIRGLNLFALTDPRGLLPVEGQPGCAQGSLCTPDELGLNDNTRTRTRIEYFGTALTLDRKLGQGDDSKLQLRLGYDTGISTETNVNPQQVQTEDATVDVGIYNLRLLHDWQISPGFNLTYGFDFIRETGRAFTLNLVTALQQPSFNAQVNRPSLFALGTIKLAENLTATLGLRETLSNSYTFTSPSEFIGSGSRTYPGSLDPSVGIVWNATPNLTLRSSFARVYKAPNFTDLFANGEIQGNPNLLAESGSAFDVGFDWQPTPAITVRAAYFLNNLQNLLAFNRITPAQDGTFAPQDQALLNQGFAAGSLVRANFPETRFSGFELGFDWRFAPGWTFFAAETYTDARVVQGFKDEINDSQLPLVPYHSGQAGFNYRSPGDWRASLFANFQGLRASDPYHLAPGIGVTPNGDLARFPGGNFIGNIGDLPPASLLPGYFTLDLTFRIPINPNVAITGLINNLTNLAYERNFGNGAPPINFTVGVESSF; this is encoded by the coding sequence GTGAGGAAGCACGCGTTATGGGTCTTGCTGGTTTGGGCTAGTGCACTGCCGGTGGGTGCTGAGGTGGCGACGGACTTGGCGGAGGTTTCCACCCAAGCCGTAGATTTGAAGTTGGCCCAGACTCCTGCTCCTGCCATCGCAGTCGATAGCGATGACAGCGATAGCGCGGTGGACCTGCTCGATGAATATACCGTGACGGCGAATTTGGGCCGCCGAACTTCGGTGCGCGAATCCACCAGCAGTATTTCTATCATCAATCAAGACGAAATCCAGCGCAAAGGTTCCCGTCAGGTCGGCGAGGCGCTCAGGGGCGTTCCGGGGGTGGTAAGTAATCTCTTTGGGGCGGGCGAGGATGTCCATGGTAGTTACTTTGTGCGGGGATTGCCCACCACGAGCACCGCGCTCTTAATCGACGGACGCTCGATCAACAATATCAACCCGGAGCAGGTGGATCTAGCCGAACTGCCCGTCTTCGGCGTCGAGCGCGTGGAAGTGCTCAAGGGCGGAGCGACAACGCTCTATGGCTCGACGGCGGCGGGTGGGGTCATCAATATCATCACCGAGCGCCCCCCTGATAAATTTACGTTTAACACCAATGTAACTTTCGGCAGCTATGGCTACAGCAACTACAGTGTGCGCGTCGGTAGCCCGCTGGGTCAAAGTGTCCGCTTCAGTGCGTTTGCCACGACGTTTAACGCCAACAACGATTTCACCTACCAAGTCGAGCGCCCGGAGCGGACGCTCTTTGGCGTGAGGTACCCCGCACAGACCCTGACCGGCATCCGGCCTACGGGTGAGGTCAACAGCTCGTCTTTTGGGCTCAACTTCGACTGGGATATCGACAACCGGACTTCGCTGACTTCTAGCACGTACTTACGCAAGGGCATTCGCGGACTCAATCTGTTTGCCCTGACGGACCCGCGCGGACTGCTCCCGGTCGAAGGGCAACCGGGCTGCGCGCAGGGTTCGCTGTGTACCCCAGATGAGTTGGGCCTCAATGACAATACCCGCACGCGCACGCGCATCGAATATTTCGGGACAGCCTTGACCCTCGACCGCAAATTGGGTCAGGGCGACGACTCAAAACTGCAACTGCGGCTGGGCTACGACACGGGTATCAGCACGGAGACCAATGTAAATCCCCAACAGGTGCAGACGGAAGACGCTACGGTCGATGTCGGTATCTACAACCTGCGCTTACTGCATGACTGGCAAATCTCACCAGGGTTTAACCTCACCTATGGTTTTGATTTCATTCGGGAGACAGGGCGGGCCTTCACCCTCAATTTGGTGACAGCCCTCCAGCAACCGTCTTTCAATGCCCAAGTCAACCGTCCCTCGCTTTTTGCCCTAGGGACCATCAAGCTAGCCGAGAATCTGACCGCGACCTTGGGCCTGCGCGAGACCTTGAGTAACAGCTATACCTTTACTAGTCCTTCGGAATTTATTGGTAGTGGCTCCAGGACCTACCCTGGTTCTCTCGATCCGAGCGTGGGGATTGTCTGGAATGCCACCCCCAACCTGACCCTGCGCAGTTCCTTTGCCCGAGTTTATAAAGCTCCTAACTTTACGGACCTCTTTGCCAATGGCGAGATCCAAGGTAACCCCAATCTACTGGCAGAATCGGGTTCGGCTTTTGACGTGGGTTTTGACTGGCAACCGACTCCCGCCATCACGGTCCGGGCAGCCTATTTCCTCAACAATCTCCAAAACTTGTTGGCCTTCAACCGCATCACCCCGGCCCAAGATGGAACCTTCGCCCCCCAAGACCAAGCACTCTTGAACCAGGGTTTTGCCGCCGGGTCTCTGGTGCGCGCCAACTTCCCCGAGACGCGCTTCAGTGGGTTTGAGTTGGGGTTTGACTGGCGCTTTGCGCCGGGTTGGACCTTTTTTGCCGCCGAGACCTACACGGACGCGCGGGTGGTGCAAGGCTTCAAGGACGAAATCAACGACAGCCAACTTCCTCTAGTCCCCTACCACAGTGGGCAAGCTGGGTTTAACTACCGTTCGCCTGGAGATTGGCGGGCCTCGTTATTCGCCAACTTCCAGGGCTTGCGAGCCTCGGACCCCTATCATCTAGCTCCAGGTATAGGAGTTACCCCCAACGGCGACTTGGCCCGCTTTCCGGGGGGTAACTTCATCGGCAATATCGGCGACCTCCCCCCCGCCAGCCTACTCCCTGGCTATTTCACCCTAGACCTGACCTTCCGTATCCCCATCAACCCGAACGTCGCCATCACCGGTTTGATCAACAATCTGACCAATCTGGCCTACGAACGTAACTTCGGCAACGGGGCTCCCCCGATTAACTTCACAGTGGGCGTAGAGAGCAGTTTTTAG
- the argZ gene encoding bifunctional arginine dihydrolase/ornithine cyclodeaminase, whose protein sequence is MTTLNRYLMCAPEHFDIAYVINPWMEGNMHRASPEVAREQWQRLYTLIASQAQVELVQPQPGLPDMPFTANAGLILENKVVLSHFLFPERQGEEQYFEDWFSDHNFIVYKLPAQIPFEGAGDALLDRDQRWLWAGYGHRSALDSHVYLAKWLELEVLSLRLVDERFYHLDTCFCPLSRGYLLYYPLAFDEPSRRLIAQRVPQEKRIIVSEKDAVHFACNAVNIDDLVILNQATAQLREQLQQVGFQVAESALTEFMKAGGAAKCLTLKLNEPRQSLVQTPPVIAQRTIELEGHLLDSNLMSRVMDMIVESGGSFEILEFHAGARPQDLSHAQLLITAPSQERLEEVLTNLIDVGARLPSIEATDCTLEVVRQSGVAPEDFYITTIYNTEVRVQGRWYPVQGQRMDGAIVVDDRAIPPQVHCQLLRDLHVGQKVVCGVDGLRTLLKREGRETEEFTFMGSSISSERRVELIVEQIAWELRRLRDQGGKVVVVGGPVVIHTGGGVHLAQLIREGYVQALLGGNAIAVHDIEQALFGTSLGVDMQRGQPVRGGHRHHLKTINKIRACGGIAQAVAQGYLTSGIFYECVRKQIPFVLAGSIRDDGPLPETQMDLIKAQEQYSRLIQGAQMILMLSSMLHSIGVGNMTPAGVKLVCVDINPAVVTKLADRGSVESTGIVTDVGLFLSLLVRQLEQLG, encoded by the coding sequence GTGACTACATTGAATCGCTATCTGATGTGTGCGCCAGAGCATTTCGACATCGCCTATGTGATCAACCCTTGGATGGAAGGCAATATGCATCGGGCTTCCCCGGAAGTGGCCCGTGAGCAGTGGCAGCGGCTCTATACCCTCATCGCAAGCCAAGCCCAGGTGGAGTTGGTCCAGCCCCAGCCCGGTTTGCCGGACATGCCCTTTACCGCCAATGCGGGCCTCATCCTGGAGAACAAAGTTGTACTGAGCCACTTTCTCTTCCCGGAGCGCCAGGGGGAGGAGCAGTATTTTGAAGATTGGTTCAGCGACCACAACTTTATAGTCTATAAACTTCCTGCCCAGATTCCTTTTGAGGGCGCAGGAGACGCTCTGCTAGACCGGGACCAGCGCTGGCTGTGGGCGGGCTACGGGCACCGTTCGGCCCTGGATTCCCATGTCTATCTAGCTAAGTGGCTGGAATTAGAGGTGCTGTCCTTGCGGCTGGTAGACGAGCGGTTTTATCACCTAGACACCTGCTTCTGTCCGCTCAGTCGCGGCTATCTGCTCTACTATCCTCTGGCTTTCGATGAACCATCACGCCGTTTGATTGCCCAGCGTGTGCCCCAGGAGAAGCGCATCATCGTCTCCGAAAAAGACGCGGTTCACTTTGCTTGTAATGCTGTCAATATTGATGACCTGGTGATTCTGAATCAAGCCACGGCACAGTTGCGCGAGCAGTTGCAGCAGGTGGGTTTTCAGGTCGCTGAATCCGCGCTCACAGAATTTATGAAAGCAGGGGGCGCAGCCAAATGTCTCACCCTCAAACTCAATGAGCCGCGTCAAAGTCTGGTCCAGACCCCTCCGGTCATCGCCCAGCGCACCATTGAGTTGGAGGGGCACCTGCTCGACTCCAACCTGATGAGCCGGGTCATGGACATGATTGTCGAGAGCGGGGGCAGTTTTGAGATCCTGGAATTCCATGCCGGAGCCCGCCCGCAGGACCTCTCGCACGCCCAACTGTTGATCACAGCCCCTTCCCAAGAGCGTCTAGAAGAAGTCCTGACCAACCTAATCGACGTAGGAGCACGGTTACCTTCGATTGAAGCGACCGACTGCACCCTGGAAGTAGTGCGCCAGTCAGGGGTCGCGCCGGAGGATTTTTATATCACGACCATCTACAACACGGAAGTCCGGGTCCAGGGCCGTTGGTATCCGGTCCAGGGTCAGCGCATGGACGGAGCTATTGTGGTCGATGACCGGGCGATTCCGCCCCAGGTCCACTGTCAACTGTTGCGCGACCTCCATGTGGGCCAAAAAGTGGTCTGTGGGGTAGACGGGCTACGGACTTTACTCAAGCGCGAAGGTCGAGAAACGGAAGAATTCACCTTTATGGGCTCCAGCATCTCCAGCGAGCGCCGGGTGGAACTTATCGTCGAGCAGATTGCCTGGGAACTGCGCCGCCTCAGAGACCAAGGCGGCAAGGTCGTCGTCGTGGGGGGGCCGGTGGTCATCCATACCGGGGGCGGAGTCCATCTTGCCCAACTCATCCGCGAAGGTTACGTCCAAGCACTCTTAGGCGGGAATGCCATCGCCGTCCATGACATCGAGCAGGCGCTCTTTGGAACTTCTCTAGGGGTGGATATGCAGCGCGGTCAGCCCGTCCGGGGCGGGCATCGCCACCACCTGAAGACCATCAATAAGATCCGCGCTTGCGGGGGCATCGCCCAAGCCGTAGCGCAGGGCTATCTCACCAGTGGCATCTTCTACGAGTGTGTCCGTAAGCAAATACCTTTTGTTCTCGCTGGTTCGATCCGCGATGATGGCCCACTCCCGGAGACCCAAATGGACCTGATCAAGGCCCAGGAACAGTACAGCCGCCTGATCCAGGGTGCCCAGATGATCCTCATGCTCTCCTCAATGCTCCACTCTATTGGCGTCGGCAATATGACGCCTGCCGGGGTGAAACTGGTCTGTGTCGATATCAATCCGGCGGTGGTCACGAAGTTAGCAGACCGGGGTTCGGTGGAATCGACAGGGATTGTCACGGATGTGGGCTTGTTCCTGAGTCTGTTGGTGCGTCAATTAGAGCAGTTGGGCTAG
- a CDS encoding right-handed parallel beta-helix repeat-containing protein translates to MLNKKSIRKAQSGSTPQFQLRFNKSLRFLQNAWLLMALAGVGLVAPVQAAPLFNSDCPPGQIVNQGGCQSLALALAANGGRVYYVAQNDPNARDSNPGTQGLPWKTISRASSVLNPGDAVIVRRGVYREQITPRVGGTDAAHRVTYAAYTGEQVVVEGADVVTDWTKSGNTWRTPWTLSLPVDAGLIRQAYATVQRREMVIVDGKVLRPVSSQGAVVPGTFYVQGSMSAPTAIYMRTFNDSAPSGHIVELAKRTPLFNPKSGTGWYRVINFTFRHAPNAIQRGAVVSGATGGLFEENVVEWNNAVGIHTDGGNHVFRGNSADDNGQMGWGGVCDNCLLDYNEAMRNNWKGYQVGWESGGGKFSRSQNLTIRNHLAGDNQGPGIWLDVYDDHDVIEQSEVYRNYMAGIMLEYYTHDILVRNNVVWGNRFYEYTGAGILTQAAYGNTIVNNTIVGNQAKGVWFRRDPRLATVGSNKVVNNIFAANGTLANGGGQGGYEVSVEATDIANFRSNLFNGNIYYHAGAGSGTKYFSANIASPPAGVQRNTVTDDFATWRQLINGDGSSFVTNPLLQNLSSYTGWHLLANSPARCKGVSPPVAVKVDIEGQPRPATKADIGADQALGVCR, encoded by the coding sequence GTGCTCAACAAAAAATCAATTCGAAAAGCCCAATCGGGTAGCACACCACAGTTTCAGCTCCGCTTTAACAAAAGCCTGCGCTTTCTGCAAAACGCTTGGCTCTTGATGGCTCTAGCGGGTGTCGGTCTAGTGGCTCCGGTCCAAGCGGCACCGCTTTTTAACAGCGATTGCCCACCGGGACAAATAGTCAATCAAGGGGGTTGCCAATCCCTAGCGCTAGCCCTTGCCGCCAATGGCGGCAGGGTCTACTATGTCGCCCAAAACGACCCCAACGCTCGAGACAGCAACCCCGGAACCCAAGGCTTACCGTGGAAAACCATCTCACGTGCCAGTAGCGTCCTCAATCCCGGCGATGCGGTAATTGTGCGTCGGGGAGTTTACCGTGAGCAGATCACCCCCAGAGTAGGGGGTACCGATGCTGCGCACCGGGTCACCTATGCTGCCTATACCGGCGAGCAGGTCGTGGTCGAGGGAGCGGATGTCGTCACCGATTGGACGAAGTCGGGCAATACCTGGCGGACCCCTTGGACGTTGAGTCTACCGGTAGACGCAGGTCTGATCCGGCAAGCCTACGCGACTGTCCAACGGCGAGAGATGGTGATTGTTGACGGTAAAGTACTGCGCCCTGTCAGTTCCCAAGGTGCGGTTGTTCCCGGAACTTTTTATGTCCAAGGCTCGATGAGCGCTCCTACCGCCATCTACATGCGTACTTTTAATGACTCGGCTCCGTCCGGGCATATCGTCGAACTCGCCAAGCGCACGCCCCTGTTCAATCCCAAATCCGGCACGGGCTGGTACCGCGTCATCAACTTCACCTTTCGCCATGCCCCCAATGCCATTCAAAGGGGCGCGGTTGTGTCAGGAGCAACCGGCGGTCTTTTTGAGGAGAACGTCGTCGAGTGGAACAACGCGGTCGGTATCCACACCGATGGGGGCAACCATGTTTTTCGGGGCAATAGCGCCGACGACAACGGTCAGATGGGTTGGGGCGGTGTCTGCGACAACTGTCTACTCGACTACAACGAGGCAATGCGCAACAACTGGAAGGGCTATCAGGTCGGCTGGGAATCAGGCGGGGGTAAGTTCAGCCGCTCCCAGAACCTGACGATCCGCAACCACCTCGCAGGCGATAACCAAGGTCCAGGGATCTGGCTGGATGTCTACGATGACCACGATGTGATCGAGCAGTCGGAGGTCTACCGCAACTACATGGCGGGGATCATGCTCGAATACTACACCCATGACATCCTCGTGCGTAACAACGTAGTGTGGGGCAATCGCTTCTACGAGTACACCGGCGCGGGGATTCTCACGCAGGCAGCTTACGGCAATACGATTGTCAACAACACCATCGTCGGCAACCAAGCCAAAGGGGTTTGGTTCCGGCGCGACCCGCGCCTTGCTACCGTAGGCTCCAACAAAGTTGTGAACAACATCTTTGCCGCCAACGGCACCTTGGCGAACGGGGGCGGACAGGGCGGCTATGAAGTCAGCGTGGAGGCAACCGATATCGCGAACTTCCGTAGCAACCTCTTCAACGGCAATATCTACTACCACGCGGGTGCCGGGTCGGGTACCAAGTACTTCAGCGCCAACATCGCAAGCCCCCCGGCAGGCGTGCAGCGCAACACGGTCACGGATGACTTTGCCACCTGGAGACAACTGATCAACGGGGACGGTAGCTCTTTTGTGACCAATCCGCTGCTCCAAAACCTCAGCAGCTACACCGGTTGGCATTTGCTAGCCAATTCTCCTGCGCGCTGCAAGGGCGTTTCACCCCCGGTTGCCGTGAAGGTGGATATCGAGGGACAGCCACGTCCGGCGACCAAAGCGGACATCGGGGCGGATCAGGCTCTCGGAGTCTGCCGCTAA
- a CDS encoding iron-containing alcohol dehydrogenase family protein yields the protein MQTGKVSTLAPQRVVRGWGVCRGLGEALHIWGARVLVVSGARTQERFAPLLQPALQELETQWGIYGGDCTEAAQQRLVEQAQGAEVILGVGGGKALDMAKWVAQTRGLPVVTLPTSAATCAAWAPLSNVYSAAGTWLYGVPLTKAPELLVVDYHLLLSAPPRTLVAGVGDALAKWYEASVSSAQEDDPLVIAAVQQARTLRDLLLLKGAQALREPGGRAWEQVIDANICLAGLVGGLGGDRCRTVAAHAVHNALTTLHTTRHSLHGEKVAYGILVQLRLEEMAGNRLAEIARQQLLKFYWTMGLPTRLADLDLGPLSLHDLRAVAESACAPGTDLHLLPFPVTPQQLIEALVAEETGTLIR from the coding sequence ATGCAGACAGGAAAAGTCTCTACCCTTGCCCCTCAACGGGTAGTGCGGGGCTGGGGCGTGTGTCGGGGTCTGGGTGAGGCCCTCCACATCTGGGGAGCGCGCGTGCTGGTCGTCAGTGGCGCGCGCACGCAGGAACGGTTTGCTCCTTTGCTCCAACCGGCGCTCCAGGAATTAGAAACACAGTGGGGCATCTATGGCGGCGACTGTACCGAAGCTGCTCAGCAACGGTTGGTCGAGCAAGCTCAAGGTGCTGAGGTCATTTTGGGCGTGGGTGGCGGGAAAGCACTGGATATGGCGAAGTGGGTCGCTCAGACACGGGGTCTGCCGGTGGTGACCCTCCCTACTTCAGCAGCGACCTGTGCTGCCTGGGCGCCTCTTTCCAATGTCTACTCGGCGGCGGGGACCTGGCTTTACGGGGTGCCCCTGACCAAGGCTCCAGAACTTTTAGTCGTGGATTATCATCTATTGCTGTCGGCTCCGCCCCGGACGCTGGTGGCAGGGGTGGGGGACGCTCTAGCCAAATGGTACGAAGCCTCGGTCAGCAGTGCCCAAGAGGATGACCCTTTGGTGATTGCGGCAGTACAGCAAGCGCGGACACTCCGGGATTTACTCTTGCTCAAGGGGGCACAGGCTTTGCGTGAGCCCGGTGGGCGTGCCTGGGAGCAGGTGATCGACGCCAATATCTGTCTAGCAGGGCTGGTGGGCGGTCTAGGCGGCGACCGTTGCCGGACCGTTGCTGCCCATGCGGTGCACAATGCCCTGACAACTCTGCACACGACGCGCCACAGTCTGCATGGGGAGAAAGTCGCCTACGGCATCCTGGTCCAACTACGCCTAGAAGAGATGGCTGGAAACCGACTGGCGGAGATTGCCCGTCAGCAGTTGCTCAAGTTTTATTGGACCATGGGTCTACCCACCCGGCTCGCCGACTTGGACTTGGGACCCCTCAGCCTCCACGATCTGCGGGCGGTAGCTGAGTCTGCCTGCGCCCCCGGCACGGATCTCCATCTCTTGCCGTTTCCGGTCACGCCGCAACAATTAATCGAAGCCTTAGTCGCCGAGGAGACCGGAACGTTAATACGCTAA